A stretch of Amycolatopsis balhimycina FH 1894 DNA encodes these proteins:
- a CDS encoding effector-associated constant component EACC1, which translates to MSEPDTHQALVRLEADGEADAEELDLLARRLRAELGELDVDVLPVPGELPPGAKAADPVTIGSLMVAFSAAGGVFPGLVETLREWLGRQGGRHKIKVTIDGDTVELERATSAERRQLIEAFVQRHG; encoded by the coding sequence ATGAGCGAACCGGACACGCACCAGGCCCTGGTGCGGCTTGAAGCGGACGGCGAGGCGGACGCCGAAGAGCTCGACCTGCTCGCCCGCCGGCTGCGCGCCGAGCTGGGTGAGCTCGACGTCGACGTGCTGCCGGTCCCGGGCGAGCTTCCGCCGGGAGCGAAGGCCGCGGACCCGGTGACGATCGGGTCGCTGATGGTGGCGTTCAGCGCGGCCGGCGGCGTGTTCCCGGGGCTCGTCGAGACCCTGCGCGAGTGGCTCGGCAGGCAGGGCGGCCGGCACAAGATCAAGGTGACGATCGACGGTGACACCGTCGAGCTGGAACGGGCGACGTCGGCCGAGCGCCGGCAGCTGATCGAGGCCTTCGTCCAGCGGCATGGCTAG